The following proteins are encoded in a genomic region of Spirosoma sp. SC4-14:
- a CDS encoding alpha/beta hydrolase-fold protein encodes MTFKTIAAFVVATLISVSSYSQTASAIAEDFKPSSLNQPGQEFPQVNSQGYVRFRIKAPLADSVRVSLGLGGRGGTILTKGEDGYWTGTTAGPLDEGFHYYHLTIDGGTFNDPGTLNYYGSVRWESGIEIPAHDQEFYALKDVPHGMVQQILFTSKSTGTSRRAFVYTPPGYSTEKSKKYPVLYLQHGWGEDETAWSNQGHANLIMDNLIAAGKIKPFLIVMTYGMTNEVKFGKIREFKIDPFQTVMIDELIPYVDTNFRTLANRDNRAMAGLSMGGMETKMITLNKPDVFGYYGLLSGGVYAPDDLSGKAKPKLVFISCGSKERPDGVNKSATDLKAAGYNAVSYVSDKTAHEFLTWRRSLHELAPLLFN; translated from the coding sequence ATGACTTTCAAAACAATTGCTGCATTCGTGGTAGCCACGTTAATCAGCGTGAGTAGTTATTCACAAACGGCATCGGCCATTGCGGAAGATTTTAAACCATCATCGCTAAATCAACCGGGGCAGGAATTTCCGCAGGTAAATTCGCAGGGATATGTACGGTTCCGCATTAAGGCACCCCTGGCCGATAGTGTCCGGGTGAGCCTGGGCCTGGGTGGACGGGGCGGTACCATCCTCACCAAAGGGGAAGACGGCTACTGGACCGGCACGACGGCGGGCCCGCTGGACGAAGGATTCCATTACTATCACCTGACCATCGATGGAGGGACTTTTAATGATCCGGGTACGTTGAATTATTACGGTTCCGTTCGTTGGGAAAGCGGCATTGAGATACCCGCCCACGATCAGGAATTCTACGCATTAAAAGACGTACCGCACGGTATGGTGCAGCAGATTCTGTTCACCTCCAAAAGCACGGGTACATCGCGTCGGGCGTTTGTGTATACGCCACCGGGTTACTCAACAGAAAAGTCAAAAAAATATCCGGTGCTGTACTTGCAACATGGCTGGGGTGAGGACGAAACGGCCTGGAGCAACCAGGGACATGCGAACCTGATTATGGACAACCTGATTGCGGCCGGTAAAATCAAGCCGTTCCTCATCGTGATGACCTACGGCATGACCAACGAAGTGAAATTTGGCAAGATCAGAGAGTTCAAGATCGACCCGTTTCAAACCGTGATGATCGACGAACTGATTCCGTACGTAGATACCAATTTTCGTACGCTTGCCAACCGCGACAATCGGGCGATGGCGGGCCTGTCGATGGGCGGCATGGAAACCAAAATGATTACCCTCAACAAGCCGGATGTTTTCGGGTATTACGGCCTGCTCAGCGGTGGTGTGTACGCGCCGGACGACCTCAGCGGCAAAGCTAAACCGAAGCTTGTTTTTATTAGCTGTGGCAGCAAGGAACGGCCCGATGGCGTTAACAAATCGGCCACTGACCTTAAAGCCGCCGGGTACAATGCGGTTTCCTATGTTTCGGATAAGACAGCCCACGAATTTCTGACCTGGCGTCGGAGTCTGCACGAACTTGCCCCCTTGCTGTTTAACTAA
- a CDS encoding alpha/beta hydrolase-fold protein produces the protein MKRIFFLLQSVLLSGVTVLAQQRPPAISSPDVHPDHSITFRYFSRNAKKVMLSGEFLKAPVPLTKDTSGIWSVTVPPVKPDIYPYSFMVDSVSLADPSNTYIFANERFKRSIVDIPGDQPLVHSLQNVPHGKVSYRYYKSGTLGTTRQLLVYTPPGFNPNGKTKYPVLYLIHGGSDTEETWTKVGRANLIADNLIAQGKAKPMLIVMPYGNVRPAPMPDFTKDMVNDIVPFVEANYPVIAESKGRAVAGFSVGGGQTLNIGLTNPDKFAYVCSYAPYTATEEFQKNFTNWSPDANKINNQLKLFTISVGTEDFLYEPVKKNIAMFEEKKIKLEPLIVPGGHTWMNCKLYLATTLPQLFK, from the coding sequence ATGAAACGCATTTTCTTTTTGCTACAATCCGTTCTGTTGTCGGGTGTTACGGTGCTGGCTCAGCAACGGCCACCGGCCATCAGTTCCCCCGATGTACATCCCGATCATAGTATTACGTTCCGGTATTTTTCCCGAAATGCAAAAAAAGTGATGCTGTCGGGCGAGTTTCTAAAAGCGCCGGTGCCCCTGACCAAAGACACCTCAGGCATCTGGAGCGTTACGGTGCCGCCGGTTAAGCCCGATATTTATCCGTACAGCTTTATGGTCGATAGCGTATCACTGGCCGACCCGAGCAACACCTACATCTTTGCCAACGAGCGGTTTAAACGTAGCATCGTCGACATACCCGGCGATCAACCGCTGGTACACTCTCTACAGAACGTACCGCATGGTAAAGTCAGCTACCGTTATTACAAGTCCGGTACGCTGGGCACCACCCGTCAGCTTCTGGTATACACCCCGCCGGGCTTCAACCCGAATGGCAAAACCAAATACCCGGTATTGTATTTGATTCACGGCGGCTCCGACACCGAGGAAACCTGGACGAAAGTGGGCCGCGCCAACCTGATTGCTGATAACCTGATTGCGCAGGGCAAAGCGAAACCCATGCTGATTGTGATGCCCTACGGCAATGTTCGTCCGGCTCCCATGCCCGACTTTACTAAAGACATGGTCAATGACATCGTGCCGTTTGTGGAGGCTAATTATCCGGTCATCGCCGAGAGCAAAGGACGGGCCGTAGCGGGTTTTTCGGTAGGTGGTGGTCAAACACTGAACATTGGACTGACCAACCCCGATAAATTCGCCTATGTATGCTCGTATGCGCCGTATACGGCTACCGAAGAGTTTCAGAAAAACTTCACAAACTGGTCGCCGGATGCCAACAAGATCAATAACCAACTGAAACTGTTCACCATCAGCGTGGGCACCGAAGACTTTCTGTATGAACCCGTAAAAAAGAACATCGCCATGTTCGAAGAGAAGAAAATTAAGCTCGAACCGCTGATTGTGCCGGGTGGGCATACCTGGATGAACTGCAAACTGTATCTCGCCACTACGTTGCCACAGCTTTTTAAATAG
- a CDS encoding alpha/beta hydrolase-fold protein, translating to MNQQVISRLWLVWVLFCLYGGALAQPPRGPLVVSPQVNADKSVTFRYLAPQAKDVQLSAQFEKGPVPMSKDAQGIWSVTVGPVKPDIYPYSFRVDGVTVMDPANVAFFPNERFKASLVDVPGDTPLVHSMKDVPHGSINYEYYPSVEGTTGSLVVYTPPGYDRNPKQKYPVYYLISGTTDTEETFFKVGKTNLILDNLLAEGKVKPMIIVMPYGNIAARVAEQKGGSKPADPTVRDGADAVKRANDFATDLVSNVIPYVEKNYRAIANRENRAIGGFSRGGGQTLRTAFSNMDKFAWVCAYSSYLSPQEMDGNFSQIVAKPEQTNKQLKLLWVSVGSDDFLYKGTVEFMDYLKAKQVNFKSLITDGGHTWMNVKKYVAATTPLLFQP from the coding sequence ATGAATCAACAAGTAATCAGTCGATTGTGGCTCGTATGGGTCCTGTTCTGCCTATATGGTGGGGCGCTGGCTCAGCCTCCCCGAGGCCCACTGGTGGTATCGCCCCAGGTGAACGCCGATAAGTCTGTTACGTTCCGGTATCTGGCTCCGCAGGCCAAAGACGTGCAACTAAGCGCGCAGTTCGAAAAAGGACCTGTGCCGATGAGTAAAGATGCGCAGGGTATCTGGAGCGTAACGGTAGGCCCGGTCAAACCCGATATTTACCCCTACAGCTTTCGGGTGGATGGCGTAACGGTGATGGACCCTGCTAACGTAGCATTTTTCCCGAACGAGCGATTCAAAGCCAGCCTGGTCGATGTTCCCGGCGACACACCACTGGTGCACTCAATGAAGGACGTACCGCACGGTTCCATCAACTACGAATATTACCCGTCGGTGGAAGGGACAACGGGCTCTCTGGTTGTGTATACGCCACCGGGTTACGACAGGAATCCAAAACAAAAATACCCGGTTTATTACCTCATCAGCGGCACGACCGATACCGAAGAAACCTTCTTTAAAGTCGGCAAAACCAATCTGATTCTGGACAATCTGCTGGCGGAAGGCAAGGTTAAGCCCATGATCATTGTCATGCCCTACGGCAACATAGCCGCGCGGGTGGCCGAACAGAAAGGAGGGTCCAAACCCGCCGACCCAACCGTTCGGGATGGGGCCGATGCGGTGAAACGGGCCAACGATTTTGCGACGGATCTGGTGAGCAACGTCATTCCGTATGTCGAGAAAAATTACCGGGCCATTGCCAATCGGGAGAACCGGGCCATTGGCGGTTTCTCGCGCGGGGGTGGACAAACGCTACGTACAGCCTTTAGCAACATGGACAAATTTGCCTGGGTGTGTGCCTATAGCTCATACCTGTCGCCCCAGGAAATGGACGGCAACTTCAGCCAGATCGTGGCTAAACCCGAACAGACCAACAAGCAGCTTAAATTGCTGTGGGTCAGTGTGGGAAGCGATGATTTCCTGTATAAGGGTACGGTGGAATTTATGGACTACCTCAAAGCGAAACAGGTGAATTTCAAAAGCCTGATTACCGACGGGGGCCATACCTGGATGAATGTCAAGAAATACGTTGCTGCCACCACTCCGCTACTTTTCCAACCCTAA
- a CDS encoding alpha-L-fucosidase, whose translation MEYYAFIHFSINTYTDMAWGLGNEDPKLFNPTKLDCRQWARICKEAGMKGIIFTAKHHSGFCLWPSKYTEYSVKNVPWRNGKADVVREMADACKEYGLKFGVYLSPWDRNHPDYGKPEYITYFRNQLTELLTNYGDVFEIWFDGANGGSGYYGGANETRKIDAKTYYDWPTTYKLVRKLQPNIVIWNDGGDRADLRWVGTEAGYVGETNWSLLNATGDVPEKMLRYGVENGDTWVPGEVNTSIRPEWFYHEREDRKVKTLPQLMDIYYNSIGRNATLLLNFPIMPNGLIHEKDEKTVQAFAKATKEAFAVNLAKNARATASPIRGKSAAYDASKAIDDDKESYWATDDVARSGSLTLQFAKPTAFNRFLVQEPIRLGQRVKSFTVEALVDGTWKEIAKETTIGYKRILRFPTVEATQLRLNILDAKGCPLISNLEVYKAPLILTPPSFIRDQAGDIHIKSGDTESEVYYTLDGSTPTAQSNKYTAPIKTSAGKAEIKAIAYNPFTKQGSIVSDEKFDIAHSNWKIVNTDAKSANQVLDGNPNTSWHQPKSQMLPADLVIDLGKDENLVGFRYLPAQNWWEEGSIITHYQFDVSDDNTNWKRVSEGEFSNIKNSPFWQTKPFEPVKARYIKLRALKNTQEGSAPGYAEVDVITK comes from the coding sequence ATGGAATACTACGCGTTCATCCATTTTTCGATCAACACCTATACGGATATGGCCTGGGGGCTTGGCAACGAAGACCCCAAACTGTTTAACCCGACCAAACTGGATTGTCGGCAATGGGCCCGTATTTGTAAAGAGGCCGGGATGAAAGGCATCATTTTTACGGCCAAACACCACAGCGGATTCTGCCTCTGGCCCTCGAAATACACCGAATACTCCGTAAAAAATGTGCCCTGGCGGAATGGGAAAGCCGATGTTGTGCGGGAAATGGCCGATGCCTGCAAAGAATATGGGCTGAAGTTCGGGGTCTATCTGTCGCCCTGGGACCGCAACCATCCCGACTACGGCAAGCCGGAATATATCACCTACTTCCGCAACCAGTTGACGGAGCTGCTGACCAACTACGGTGACGTTTTCGAGATCTGGTTCGATGGCGCTAATGGTGGGTCAGGCTATTACGGTGGAGCTAACGAAACCCGCAAAATCGACGCGAAGACGTATTACGACTGGCCGACTACCTACAAACTCGTGCGGAAGCTCCAGCCCAACATCGTTATCTGGAACGACGGGGGCGACCGGGCCGATCTGCGCTGGGTAGGTACCGAAGCGGGCTATGTAGGCGAAACCAACTGGAGTTTGTTAAATGCGACCGGTGATGTGCCGGAAAAAATGCTGCGGTATGGCGTGGAGAATGGTGATACCTGGGTGCCGGGCGAAGTAAACACCTCTATTCGGCCGGAGTGGTTTTACCACGAGCGGGAAGACCGAAAAGTAAAGACCCTGCCCCAGCTAATGGATATTTATTACAATTCCATTGGTCGAAACGCTACGTTGCTGCTCAACTTTCCAATCATGCCCAATGGCCTGATTCACGAAAAAGACGAAAAAACTGTTCAGGCTTTTGCCAAAGCGACGAAAGAAGCGTTTGCTGTAAATCTGGCCAAAAATGCCCGTGCCACAGCCTCGCCAATACGCGGAAAAAGTGCAGCTTATGATGCCAGTAAGGCCATTGATGATGATAAGGAAAGTTATTGGGCGACAGACGATGTTGCTCGTAGTGGATCGCTGACCCTACAGTTTGCAAAACCCACCGCGTTCAACCGGTTTCTGGTGCAGGAGCCCATTCGGTTGGGTCAACGGGTTAAATCGTTTACGGTAGAGGCTCTGGTCGATGGCACCTGGAAAGAAATTGCCAAAGAAACGACCATTGGCTATAAACGTATTCTGCGGTTTCCGACCGTCGAAGCCACCCAACTGCGCCTGAACATTCTGGACGCCAAAGGTTGCCCGTTGATTTCAAACCTTGAAGTCTATAAGGCACCCCTGATTCTGACGCCCCCCAGCTTCATTCGCGATCAGGCGGGCGACATTCACATCAAATCCGGTGATACTGAATCGGAAGTCTATTACACCCTCGACGGAAGTACGCCAACGGCACAGTCGAACAAATACACGGCTCCCATAAAAACCAGCGCGGGTAAAGCCGAAATAAAGGCGATAGCTTACAATCCATTTACGAAGCAAGGCAGCATCGTCAGCGACGAAAAATTCGACATCGCCCACAGCAACTGGAAAATTGTGAATACGGATGCCAAGTCGGCCAATCAGGTGCTGGATGGAAATCCCAATACGTCGTGGCACCAACCCAAAAGTCAAATGCTGCCCGCCGACCTGGTCATAGACTTGGGGAAAGACGAAAATCTGGTCGGTTTCCGGTATTTGCCTGCCCAGAACTGGTGGGAGGAGGGAAGCATCATCACCCATTATCAATTTGACGTATCCGACGATAACACGAACTGGAAGCGGGTGAGTGAAGGCGAGTTCTCAAACATTAAAAACAGTCCGTTCTGGCAAACCAAACCCTTTGAACCTGTCAAAGCCCGATACATTAAACTCCGCGCTTTGAAAAATACACAGGAGGGTTCGGCTCCAGGCTATGCCGAAGTTGATGTCATTACCAAATAA
- a CDS encoding alpha/beta hydrolase: MSLLGFAPQRTTAQEIISLYTAEIPNSKASEVQESGAATGVLKGITKPTLEYYKPAADKASGTAVVIIPGGGYGVVVYQGEGINIAKAFAEKGVAAFILKYRLPSDAIMPDKKIGPLQDAQQAIKLVRESAARWGIDAGKVGVIGFSAGGHLASTVATHFEKPYIENSQNTSLRPDFQILVYPVISMQDSLTHGGSHDNLLGKNPSRQDVELFSNELQVRANTPPTYLTHAADDKLVDVDNSIVYFEKLRHQNVPVEMHIYPKGDHGFIFRHPGWMEPLFAWMKQNNWIKE; the protein is encoded by the coding sequence ATGAGCCTGTTAGGATTTGCTCCGCAACGCACAACCGCTCAGGAAATCATTTCGTTGTACACTGCCGAGATACCTAATTCAAAAGCGTCAGAGGTACAGGAGTCGGGGGCGGCAACGGGCGTTTTGAAGGGCATTACCAAGCCTACGCTGGAGTATTACAAACCTGCAGCTGATAAAGCGTCTGGTACGGCTGTCGTCATCATTCCAGGCGGGGGCTATGGGGTTGTGGTGTATCAGGGAGAAGGCATAAATATTGCCAAAGCCTTTGCCGAAAAAGGAGTGGCGGCATTCATCCTGAAATACCGATTGCCCAGCGATGCCATCATGCCTGATAAGAAAATTGGTCCGTTGCAGGATGCTCAGCAAGCTATAAAACTGGTTCGCGAAAGTGCTGCCAGATGGGGAATCGATGCTGGCAAAGTTGGGGTCATTGGTTTTTCGGCGGGTGGACATCTGGCATCTACAGTGGCTACGCATTTCGAAAAACCATATATCGAAAATAGCCAGAACACCAGCCTGCGCCCCGATTTTCAGATTCTGGTCTATCCGGTCATTAGTATGCAGGATAGCCTGACGCACGGGGGCTCGCACGACAACCTGCTGGGTAAAAATCCGTCGCGGCAGGATGTCGAGCTTTTCTCCAATGAGTTGCAGGTTCGGGCCAATACGCCACCCACGTACCTGACCCACGCGGCCGACGACAAACTGGTCGATGTAGACAACAGCATCGTCTATTTCGAAAAACTCCGGCACCAGAACGTACCGGTCGAAATGCACATTTACCCCAAGGGCGATCACGGGTTTATTTTCCGGCATCCCGGCTGGATGGAGCCCCTGTTTGCCTGGATGAAACAGAATAACTGGATCAAAGAATAG
- a CDS encoding sialate O-acetylesterase: protein MTMHRICLLVLFAFIGFRGYAQDKNFYIFLCFGQSNMEGNAKIEPQDTVDVNSRFQVMEAVDCPDLGRTKGNWYTAVPPLCRCKTGLTPADYFGRELVANLPEKVRVGVINVAIGGCKIELFDKDHYESYVTTVPGWMKNFISQYDGNPYARLVDMAKLAQKDGVIKGILLHQGESNTNDTLWTQKVKVVYDNLMNDLDLKPRKVPLLAGELVNADQDGKCASMNRIIATLPQTIKNAHVISSAGCTDSADNLHFNAAGYRELGKRYAAEMLTLLGYKPN, encoded by the coding sequence ATGACTATGCATAGAATCTGTTTACTGGTCCTCTTTGCCTTTATCGGATTTAGAGGATACGCACAGGACAAAAACTTTTACATTTTCCTCTGTTTCGGTCAGTCCAACATGGAGGGCAATGCCAAGATAGAACCGCAGGACACGGTTGATGTGAACAGCCGGTTTCAGGTGATGGAAGCCGTTGACTGTCCCGATTTAGGCCGGACGAAAGGAAATTGGTACACGGCCGTTCCACCCTTATGCCGCTGTAAAACCGGCCTGACCCCCGCTGATTATTTTGGTCGCGAACTGGTGGCCAACTTACCCGAAAAGGTCCGGGTGGGTGTGATTAACGTAGCAATCGGCGGTTGTAAGATCGAGTTGTTCGACAAAGACCATTACGAATCGTACGTCACGACGGTGCCGGGTTGGATGAAAAACTTCATCAGCCAATACGACGGAAACCCATACGCTCGCCTGGTCGATATGGCGAAACTGGCGCAGAAAGATGGCGTCATCAAAGGCATTCTGCTGCATCAGGGCGAGTCGAATACCAACGATACGTTGTGGACCCAAAAAGTGAAGGTTGTGTACGACAATCTGATGAACGACCTGGATCTGAAGCCCAGAAAAGTGCCGTTGCTGGCTGGCGAACTGGTCAACGCGGATCAGGATGGCAAATGTGCGAGCATGAACAGGATTATTGCTACGCTCCCGCAAACGATCAAAAATGCACACGTGATTTCGTCGGCGGGCTGCACCGATTCGGCCGATAACCTGCATTTCAATGCCGCCGGATACCGGGAATTGGGCAAACGATACGCTGCGGAAATGCTGACGTTGCTGGGGTATAAACCGAATTAA
- a CDS encoding glycoside hydrolase 43 family protein: MKILLFRSGLLALVLLLTQFWATAQLAQNPVIFADVPDMAMIRVGNTYYMSSTTMHLSPGLPIMKSNDLINWQLIGYAYDTLTTTDAMSLTNGKSTYGRGSWASSLRYHNGLYYATTFAQTSGRTHIYTTKNIEKGPWKEISFKPSYHDHSLFFDDDGRTYLIYGAGKLKLVELTADASGVKQGTTEQVLIENASIPSGTGGGLPAEGSQLFKVNGRYYLFNITWPKGGMRTVVIHRADKLAGPWEGRVALQDLGVAQGGLIDTPDGKWYAYLFRDFGGVGRIPYLVPVTWEDGWPVLGENGKVPQTLNLPASKGLIPGIVNSDEFTRKKGEPSLPLVWQWNHNPDNSLWSVTERKGYLRLKTGRTDTSFVMARNTLTQRTIGPECTGATLLDVSNLKDGDFAGLSLLQKNYGLVGVKRENGQNAIVMISAATGKPVEVQRVPLSQKTVYLKAECDFRDRKDTAHFFYSLDGKSWTPIGEPLKMPYTIPHFMGYRFGLFTYATQQPGGFSDFDYFRITNQIAAKE; encoded by the coding sequence ATGAAAATCCTCCTTTTTCGTTCTGGTTTATTGGCCTTAGTATTGCTACTGACACAGTTCTGGGCAACAGCCCAACTGGCGCAGAACCCGGTCATTTTTGCCGATGTACCGGATATGGCTATGATTCGGGTGGGTAACACCTATTACATGAGCAGCACCACCATGCACCTGAGTCCGGGGTTGCCGATTATGAAGTCGAACGACCTGATCAACTGGCAACTGATTGGCTACGCCTACGACACGCTCACCACCACAGACGCTATGAGTCTGACCAACGGCAAAAGCACCTACGGTCGGGGTTCGTGGGCCAGCAGCTTACGTTACCACAACGGACTTTATTACGCAACGACCTTTGCGCAAACCAGCGGCAGAACCCACATCTACACCACTAAAAACATCGAAAAAGGCCCCTGGAAAGAAATCTCATTCAAGCCATCCTATCACGACCACAGCCTTTTTTTTGATGACGATGGGCGAACGTACCTGATCTACGGGGCGGGTAAACTCAAACTGGTCGAACTGACGGCCGATGCGTCGGGGGTGAAACAAGGAACCACTGAACAGGTTCTTATCGAAAACGCCAGCATTCCATCGGGCACGGGCGGTGGCTTACCCGCCGAGGGATCGCAACTGTTCAAGGTGAATGGCAGGTATTACCTGTTCAACATCACCTGGCCCAAAGGCGGAATGCGAACGGTGGTCATACACCGCGCCGACAAACTAGCTGGCCCCTGGGAAGGCCGGGTAGCCTTACAGGATTTGGGTGTCGCGCAGGGCGGACTGATCGATACGCCTGATGGAAAATGGTACGCCTACTTATTTCGTGATTTTGGTGGAGTTGGTCGGATTCCGTATCTGGTTCCCGTGACATGGGAAGATGGCTGGCCGGTGCTGGGCGAAAACGGTAAAGTGCCCCAAACGCTCAACCTGCCCGCCAGCAAAGGGCTTATTCCCGGCATCGTGAACTCCGATGAGTTTACCCGCAAAAAAGGCGAACCCTCCCTGCCGCTGGTCTGGCAGTGGAACCACAATCCCGATAATAGCCTCTGGTCGGTGACAGAGCGAAAAGGTTACCTGCGGCTGAAAACCGGGCGTACCGATACGTCGTTCGTGATGGCCCGCAACACCCTTACCCAGCGTACCATCGGCCCGGAATGCACAGGCGCTACGTTGCTCGATGTGTCGAACCTGAAAGACGGCGATTTTGCGGGATTGAGTCTGTTACAGAAAAATTACGGTCTGGTCGGTGTAAAGCGGGAAAATGGACAAAATGCCATCGTGATGATTAGTGCGGCTACCGGAAAGCCAGTCGAGGTACAGCGCGTTCCGCTGAGCCAGAAGACGGTCTATCTGAAAGCGGAATGTGATTTTCGTGATCGAAAAGATACAGCCCATTTCTTCTATAGCCTCGATGGTAAGTCATGGACACCGATTGGCGAACCGTTGAAAATGCCCTACACCATCCCGCATTTTATGGGCTATCGGTTCGGACTGTTTACCTACGCCACCCAACAACCAGGCGGTTTTTCCGACTTCGATTATTTCCGGATTACTAACCAAATCGCAGCGAAAGAATGA
- a CDS encoding VOC family protein → MIRFNRNKWKINTYKSVKITLLVFGCVLNSLAQSNFTSKTIGIGVVVADLERSLDFYVNGIGMVKTGSFTISEDFGKRSGLSNGVATNVTILKLENSPEATDWKLMSFGKKASHPKPSHIQDDTGMQYITIQVKALQPIIDRLRQMKVPFLGSTPTPLNDKAQFVFVQDPDGTFIELIGPME, encoded by the coding sequence ATGATTCGCTTCAACAGGAACAAATGGAAAATAAATACCTATAAAAGTGTCAAAATAACACTATTGGTGTTTGGGTGTGTGCTGAACTCGCTGGCGCAATCTAATTTCACCAGCAAAACCATTGGTATCGGGGTCGTAGTGGCCGACCTCGAACGCTCGCTGGATTTTTACGTAAATGGGATCGGCATGGTCAAAACCGGCAGTTTTACCATCAGCGAAGACTTCGGCAAACGTTCTGGATTATCTAATGGCGTAGCGACGAACGTAACCATCCTGAAGCTCGAAAACAGCCCCGAAGCCACCGACTGGAAGCTGATGAGCTTCGGCAAAAAAGCGTCGCATCCGAAGCCCAGCCACATTCAGGATGATACGGGTATGCAGTACATCACCATTCAGGTGAAAGCACTACAACCCATTATTGACCGGCTCAGGCAGATGAAGGTGCCGTTTCTGGGCAGTACGCCCACACCTCTGAACGACAAAGCACAGTTTGTTTTTGTGCAGGACCCCGACGGTACGTTCATTGAGCTAATCGGTCCAATGGAGTAA